One window of Anaerolineales bacterium genomic DNA carries:
- a CDS encoding CoA transferase: MQPLNGIRILDITRALAGPYCTMMLGDLGADVIKVERPGVGDETRGWGPPFVGEPYGNYPGESAYFIAANRNKRSITVNIQSREGQDILRKLAGVCDVLVENYRTGDLDKLGLGYAEMHALNPRLIYCSVSGYGRTGPYADRPGYDAVLQAEGGMMSITGSVEGPQSRVGIPIIDITSGMFASTAILAALRARDVTGEGQLVDISLFDSHLALLTNVASNYLVGGKPPKRLGNAHPNLVPYDSFQARDSWFVLGVANEKQWGILCDVLNRPEWKTDSRFETNRRRVENRSILAEELNKIFSRQNADHWLEQLVKAGLPCGRINTVPEVFDLPHARARDMILESEHASAGTLKLPGFPYKFSSTPAAIQKPPPMLGEHTEEVLKGLLNFSAEDVAALKDKGAI, translated from the coding sequence ATGCAACCTCTCAACGGCATTCGCATTCTCGATATCACCCGCGCGCTGGCGGGACCATACTGCACGATGATGCTTGGAGACCTTGGCGCGGACGTGATCAAAGTGGAACGTCCCGGGGTCGGCGATGAGACGCGCGGCTGGGGACCGCCGTTCGTGGGCGAGCCGTATGGGAATTATCCCGGCGAGTCGGCGTATTTCATTGCCGCGAACCGGAACAAACGCAGTATCACCGTCAACATTCAAAGCAGGGAAGGGCAGGATATCCTTCGCAAACTCGCGGGCGTGTGCGATGTGCTCGTCGAAAATTATCGTACAGGCGATCTGGATAAACTCGGTTTGGGCTACGCGGAGATGCATGCTTTAAATCCCAGGCTGATCTACTGCTCGGTGAGCGGATACGGCCGCACGGGTCCGTATGCAGACCGCCCGGGGTACGATGCGGTTCTTCAAGCCGAGGGAGGAATGATGAGCATTACGGGTTCCGTTGAAGGTCCGCAATCCCGTGTGGGGATTCCGATCATTGATATAACTTCCGGAATGTTCGCCTCCACGGCAATTCTGGCTGCGCTGCGCGCAAGGGATGTAACGGGCGAAGGCCAATTGGTGGATATTTCCCTTTTTGATTCGCATCTTGCCCTGCTCACGAACGTCGCTTCGAATTATCTGGTTGGCGGCAAACCGCCCAAACGCCTGGGCAATGCCCATCCCAACCTTGTTCCGTATGATTCGTTCCAGGCGCGCGACAGTTGGTTTGTGTTGGGCGTCGCCAACGAAAAACAGTGGGGCATTTTGTGCGATGTGTTGAACCGGCCGGAATGGAAGACCGATTCGCGTTTCGAGACCAACCGCAGGCGCGTCGAGAATCGTTCCATCCTCGCTGAAGAATTAAATAAGATCTTTTCCCGGCAAAACGCCGACCATTGGCTGGAACAATTGGTGAAAGCGGGTTTGCCATGCGGACGAATCAATACCGTGCCGGAGGTGTTCGACCTGCCGCATGCCCGCGCGCGTGACATGATCCTTGAATCCGAACACGCCTCAGCCGGGACCTTGAAACTGCCCGGTTTTCCCTATAAATTTTCCTCCACCCCGGCAGCGATCCAAAAACCGCCCCCGATGCTGGGTGAGCACACGGAGGAAGTTCTCAAAGGTCTGTTGAATTTTTCCGCAGAGGACGTGGCTGCATTGAAGGATAAGGGAGCGATATAA
- a CDS encoding DinB family protein, giving the protein METFFADCLNNMQELHSDIGNALEGLSLEALDWSPKPGVNPISVLVVHLTGSQKFLFGEVIQGQDVHRDRDAEFRAKGLTSSQLTQRLTGSLEFIKSVMEGLTPADLDRKCMFRTREVTVGWVIGHSLKHTATHLGHIQVMRDMWLHLNS; this is encoded by the coding sequence ATGGAAACGTTTTTCGCCGACTGCCTGAACAATATGCAAGAACTGCACAGCGACATCGGAAATGCGCTCGAGGGACTCTCGCTTGAAGCGCTGGATTGGTCGCCAAAGCCCGGCGTGAACCCGATCTCGGTCCTGGTCGTCCACCTGACAGGTTCTCAAAAGTTCCTGTTTGGGGAGGTCATTCAAGGACAGGACGTGCATCGCGACCGCGACGCAGAATTCCGCGCGAAGGGACTGACTTCCAGCCAGTTGACCCAACGCCTTACCGGGAGCCTCGAATTTATCAAAAGCGTGATGGAAGGATTGACTCCCGCCGACCTTGACCGCAAATGCATGTTCCGCACGCGCGAAGTGACCGTCGGCTGGGTGATCGGTCATTCCCTGAAGCACACCGCAACCCATCTGGGTCATATCCAGGTAATGCGGGATATGTGGCTTCACTTAAACTCATGA
- a CDS encoding DinB family protein — MQSFFADYLNLLRKCHDDIRKTMDGLPPEALDWTPGANMNSICVLVYHITGAERFWIGDVAAQEPSNRDRDAEFRVKNLGDEFLRRRLVDSFAYATAKLEQLTLQDLETLRTSSRGTFTIGWSLLHALEHSHLHLGHLQITRQLWDQRR, encoded by the coding sequence ATGCAATCCTTTTTTGCTGATTATCTGAACCTGCTCAGAAAATGTCACGATGACATACGCAAGACCATGGACGGACTCCCGCCCGAAGCGCTCGACTGGACCCCCGGCGCGAACATGAATTCGATCTGCGTGCTGGTCTATCACATCACCGGCGCGGAACGGTTCTGGATCGGGGATGTCGCCGCCCAGGAACCGTCGAACCGCGACCGCGATGCGGAGTTCAGAGTAAAAAATCTGGGCGATGAATTCCTGCGCAGGCGGCTCGTTGACAGTTTTGCATATGCAACAGCCAAACTGGAACAACTCACCCTGCAAGACCTCGAAACGCTCCGCACGTCATCGCGCGGGACGTTCACCATCGGCTGGTCCCTGTTGCACGCGCTCGAACATTCCCACCTGCATCTTGGTCATTTGCAGATCACGCGTCAACTTTGGGATCAGCGCCGATAA
- a CDS encoding ABC transporter ATP-binding protein, with protein sequence MHGYGWFMAMRQGDEKPKVTRELLLRVLNYAKPYWGHIAGMLVTILLSTGISLLTPLIFRNMIDVVLPAKDTQRLIWLGLALLFIPALNGAISVVQRRLNSTVGEGVIFDLRSALFSRLQRMSLRFFTNTKTGELMSRLNSDVVGAQNAISNTIVNIVTNLIEAIALLAVMLTLEWRLTLVSVLILPLFIVVAQRLGTVLRDIARQAMDTNAQMNAHMNETLNIGGALLVKLFGRTREEEKRFRERAANVRDIGIRRAVIGSTFFVIFGLVTAVGTALVYGLGGYFVITDVFTVGTIVAFGSYLGQLYGTLQGLASAPVDFSTSMVSFERVFEIVDLPQDIAEKENAIELKEVKGELQFDNVTFNYKVDESILLKDVKRYGRMEDVKAVFSGGNGNDRGPKTADGPSSIVRRRDGSASDPPEPDSISQARDVALEGISFTARPGQLIALVGPSGAGKTTVTYLIPRLYDPSDGLIRIDGHNLKDVTLESLSHSIGMVTQETYLFHDTIRTNLTYAKPDATQEEIESAAKAANIHNFIMDLPEGYDTIVGERGYRLSGGEKQRIALARVILKNPRILVLDEATSSLDSESEALIQEALKRVMAGRTSIVIAHRLSTILAADLILVMDRGRIVERGTHAELLSLNGLYSQLYETQFRAEKV encoded by the coding sequence ATGCACGGATACGGCTGGTTCATGGCAATGCGCCAGGGCGACGAAAAGCCCAAGGTCACCCGCGAGCTTTTATTGCGCGTTCTCAATTATGCCAAACCTTATTGGGGACATATCGCGGGCATGCTTGTCACGATTTTGCTCAGCACGGGCATTTCCCTGCTGACCCCGCTCATCTTCCGTAACATGATCGACGTGGTGTTGCCCGCCAAGGATACACAGCGGCTCATCTGGCTCGGACTGGCGCTGCTCTTCATCCCCGCGCTCAACGGCGCGATCAGCGTCGTTCAGCGGCGGCTCAATTCCACCGTTGGTGAAGGCGTGATCTTCGATCTGCGTTCCGCGCTCTTCTCGCGCCTGCAACGGATGTCATTACGTTTCTTCACGAACACCAAAACCGGCGAACTCATGTCGCGCCTCAACAGCGACGTGGTCGGCGCGCAGAACGCCATCAGTAACACCATCGTCAACATCGTGACCAATCTTATCGAAGCCATCGCTTTGCTTGCGGTGATGCTTACCTTGGAATGGCGGCTCACGCTGGTCAGTGTGCTCATCCTGCCGCTGTTCATCGTCGTCGCTCAAAGGCTTGGAACCGTTTTACGCGACATCGCCCGTCAAGCCATGGACACGAACGCGCAGATGAACGCGCACATGAACGAGACCCTCAACATCGGCGGCGCGCTGCTCGTCAAACTTTTCGGGCGCACCCGCGAAGAGGAGAAACGCTTCCGCGAACGCGCGGCGAATGTCCGCGATATCGGAATCAGACGGGCGGTGATCGGTTCGACATTCTTTGTCATATTCGGTCTGGTCACGGCAGTGGGCACGGCGCTCGTGTACGGGCTGGGCGGATACTTCGTCATCACCGACGTGTTCACTGTCGGTACCATCGTCGCATTCGGTTCGTATCTCGGTCAACTGTATGGAACCTTGCAAGGTCTCGCCAGCGCGCCTGTGGATTTCTCCACATCGATGGTAAGTTTCGAGCGCGTCTTCGAGATCGTGGATTTACCTCAAGACATTGCCGAAAAAGAGAATGCCATCGAACTCAAAGAAGTCAAAGGTGAATTGCAATTCGATAACGTCACTTTCAATTACAAGGTCGACGAATCGATCCTTTTGAAAGATGTAAAACGCTACGGGAGGATGGAGGATGTAAAAGCCGTTTTCAGCGGAGGGAATGGAAATGACCGCGGACCGAAGACTGCAGATGGTCCGTCGTCCATTGTCCGTCGTCGGGATGGAAGCGCCTCAGACCCCCCCGAGCCTGATTCAATCTCTCAAGCCAGAGACGTCGCCCTGGAAGGAATCTCCTTTACCGCCCGGCCCGGACAGTTGATCGCTTTGGTTGGTCCCTCCGGCGCAGGCAAAACCACTGTGACCTATCTCATCCCGCGCCTTTACGACCCAAGCGATGGCTTGATCCGCATTGACGGGCATAACCTCAAAGATGTCACGCTTGAATCGTTATCCCATTCCATCGGCATGGTCACGCAGGAGACCTATCTCTTCCACGACACCATCCGCACCAACCTGACCTACGCCAAACCGGATGCGACACAAGAAGAGATCGAGTCCGCCGCAAAAGCCGCCAATATCCACAACTTCATCATGGATTTGCCCGAAGGGTACGACACCATCGTCGGCGAGCGGGGATATCGACTGAGCGGCGGCGAAAAGCAACGCATTGCCTTGGCGCGCGTGATCTTGAAAAATCCGCGCATTCTTGTTTTGGATGAAGCGACCAGTTCGCTCGACAGCGAATCCGAAGCGTTGATTCAAGAGGCGTTGAAGCGGGTAATGGCTGGGCGCACGAGCATCGTAATTGCCCACCGCCTTTCTACGATCCTTGCCGCCGATTTGATTCTGGTCATGGATCGGGGAAGAATCGTCGAGAGAGGCACGCATGCAGAACTGCTTTCCCTCAACGGTTTATATTCCCAGTTGTACGAGACGCAGTTCCGTGCCGAGAAAGTTTGA
- a CDS encoding OsmC family protein: protein MMSNQVILNWDPVDFFTVRDASGHRINVNMGRGFGSSDLLSAALIGCSAYDVVEILRKQRQELKQLQVRAEAVQDETPPWRFRKIHIHYQVIGRGLDPKKVRRAVQLSEEKYCSVYATLRDVIEITHDIEVIDE, encoded by the coding sequence ATGATGTCGAATCAAGTAATTCTGAATTGGGATCCGGTGGACTTCTTTACGGTTCGGGATGCATCCGGGCATCGAATCAACGTAAACATGGGGCGCGGATTCGGTTCGTCGGACCTATTGTCTGCGGCGTTGATCGGATGTTCCGCCTATGATGTCGTTGAAATCCTGAGGAAACAGCGTCAGGAACTGAAGCAGCTCCAGGTCCGCGCTGAGGCGGTGCAGGATGAGACTCCGCCCTGGAGGTTTCGAAAAATCCACATCCATTATCAGGTCATCGGCAGGGGACTCGATCCAAAGAAGGTAAGAAGGGCTGTTCAATTGAGCGAAGAAAAGTATTGCTCGGTGTACGCCACCCTAAGGGATGTCATTGAGATCACGCATGATATCGAAGTGATTGACGAATAG
- a CDS encoding ribose-phosphate pyrophosphokinase, with protein MTQRPIPADEVRVFSGRSNKPLAQSIAAELGVPLEKTHHKKFSNDNMYIQLGASVRYRRVYIVQSLTPPVNDNLMELLMMIDIARDAAASEVHAIIPYYSFGRSDKKDAPRISITARLVADLLKTAGATHVMSMMFHSPQVHGFFHIPTDPLSSRPVFQKYLEDRDMNGTIIVAPDMGQAKSAARFAKSLSLPVAAGNKERVSDTKVIISGLVGNQVKGHKRALIYDDEIATGGSITELTRVLIKEGVREILVMCTHGVFTRGGLEKLAAIPQIKEIVTTDTVHIPKRKRHPKLTVLSVANIFADSIGHNFNRESIGDLFVFGE; from the coding sequence ATGACCCAACGCCCGATCCCCGCCGACGAAGTCCGCGTGTTCAGCGGCAGGTCGAACAAACCCCTCGCCCAAAGCATCGCCGCCGAACTGGGAGTCCCGCTCGAAAAGACGCACCATAAAAAATTCAGCAACGACAACATGTACATTCAACTCGGCGCGAGCGTGCGGTATCGCCGGGTTTACATCGTGCAATCGTTGACGCCGCCGGTCAACGATAATTTGATGGAACTGCTGATGATGATCGACATCGCCCGCGACGCTGCCGCTTCCGAAGTCCACGCCATCATCCCGTATTACTCCTTCGGGCGGTCGGATAAAAAGGATGCGCCGCGCATTTCGATTACTGCCCGTCTCGTGGCAGACCTGTTGAAGACTGCAGGCGCGACCCACGTCATGAGCATGATGTTCCACTCACCGCAGGTGCATGGGTTCTTCCACATCCCCACCGACCCGTTGAGCAGCCGTCCCGTCTTTCAAAAATATCTCGAGGACCGCGACATGAACGGCACGATCATCGTCGCGCCGGATATGGGTCAGGCAAAATCTGCGGCGCGGTTTGCAAAAAGCCTGAGCCTGCCGGTCGCCGCCGGAAACAAGGAACGCGTCTCGGATACGAAGGTCATCATCAGCGGATTGGTGGGAAATCAAGTGAAGGGACACAAACGCGCGTTGATCTACGACGACGAGATCGCCACAGGCGGCTCCATCACGGAATTGACCCGCGTGCTCATCAAGGAAGGCGTGAGGGAAATTTTGGTGATGTGTACGCACGGGGTCTTCACCCGCGGCGGATTGGAAAAACTCGCCGCCATCCCCCAAATCAAAGAGATCGTAACCACCGATACGGTTCACATCCCCAAAAGGAAACGCCATCCCAAATTGACGGTATTATCTGTGGCTAATATCTTCGCCGATTCCATCGGTCATAACTTCAACCGTGAATCCATCGGCGATTTGTTTGTGTTTGGGGAATGA
- a CDS encoding HEAT repeat domain-containing protein has translation MAETTFQSVLAALLDSKKDIPQAHLSYYSDLDPKSLRLFLDAWKNVPIKRKTLLLDGLTSYLDEDTIVSFEEIGKALLDDPDSEVRARALGLLAESDDPRLVDALLNIFQGDPDLAPRLKAAMLLGEFVLLGELEELDEKRLHKIEDALISVIRSDENPALRRQALEAFGYSGREDAVGILESAYEREDPLWVASALRAMGRSHDNRWSDSVVSKLLDSDPRVRYVAAEAAGELAIEEAGPIMLKMLEDEEEDDNVTMAAIWALSQIGGEDARTYILNMLDNSDDEDVTEFLEDALENLDFNEQLDRFDMMSLDEDEDLSEFDEDEEER, from the coding sequence ATGGCTGAGACCACTTTCCAATCCGTGCTCGCCGCCCTGCTCGATTCCAAGAAGGATATCCCGCAGGCCCATCTTTCCTATTATTCCGACCTCGACCCGAAATCCCTGCGTCTCTTTCTGGATGCGTGGAAGAACGTGCCCATAAAACGCAAAACCCTTTTGCTGGACGGCCTGACTTCCTATTTGGATGAAGACACCATCGTTTCCTTCGAGGAGATCGGGAAAGCGCTTCTGGACGACCCGGACTCTGAAGTCCGCGCCCGGGCTTTGGGACTCCTCGCCGAATCAGACGACCCCAGGCTTGTGGATGCGTTATTGAACATTTTCCAGGGTGATCCCGATCTCGCTCCGCGTTTGAAGGCGGCGATGTTGCTGGGCGAATTCGTCCTGCTGGGCGAGTTGGAAGAACTCGATGAAAAACGTCTCCACAAAATCGAAGATGCGTTGATCTCGGTCATCCGCAGCGACGAGAATCCGGCGTTGCGCAGACAGGCTTTGGAAGCCTTCGGTTATTCGGGCAGGGAGGATGCGGTTGGGATTCTCGAATCTGCGTACGAGCGGGAAGATCCGCTCTGGGTGGCAAGCGCCCTGCGCGCGATGGGACGTTCTCACGATAACCGTTGGAGCGACAGCGTGGTCTCCAAACTGTTGGACTCCGACCCGCGGGTCCGGTATGTGGCGGCGGAAGCGGCGGGGGAACTCGCCATCGAAGAAGCCGGACCGATCATGTTGAAGATGCTCGAAGACGAGGAAGAGGACGATAACGTCACCATGGCGGCGATCTGGGCGTTGAGCCAGATTGGCGGGGAAGATGCGCGGACCTACATCCTTAATATGCTCGATAATTCAGACGATGAGGATGTAACAGAATTCCTCGAAGACGCGCTCGAGAACCTGGATTTCAACGAACAGTTGGACCGGTTCGATATGATGTCGCTGGATGAAGACGAAGACTTGAGCGAGTTCGATGAAGATGAAGAAGAACGCTAG